The Thermotoga neapolitana DSM 4359 sequence CACCATGTACTTGTGATCTATGTTTTGGCAGAAGAGACAGTCCAGGTTGCACCCTGCAAAGAAAACGGCAAGATTGTAGAAGCCTCTGTGATCCTTTTCCGGGCACACAGGCAAGGCGACGCAGTTTGTGGGATGAGGATCGTAGTACCAGTGAAGGAGAGCCTTTCTGTGAGAGCCGGTGATGTAGATGAGTCTGTTTCCTTCGTTTCTGAGAACTCCGCAGAATCCCACCTCACCTTCTGGTATGGCACATGCATTAACACAGAGAGGACACTTCAGGCCCTTTTCATGTTCTGCAGCATCGGATGGAAGACCTATCTCCTCTCTCCATTTTCTGTGTGAGTTTCTTGCAAATTCCAGATTTCCCTTTCTCAAGCAATTTACGCAGACTCCTATAGATTCACAGATCTCTTCAAAAGTTTGTCCACACACTCTGCAAACTCTCATGATCCCACCCCATCGAATCTCACCACGTTGTTAATGTTACCACCACTTGACAGAGGAGGTAATTTTTTGTTATCATCCATATGTAGAAAATTTTCTTTTTAGTTATGATATACGAAAAACTTTTTCAAGGGGGTGTTCATGGTGAGAAAGTGGTTGCTTTTCATGGTGATTCTGGCAGTTGTCGGTGTCGTTTTTGGTAAGGTGAACTTCGCTTCCACACAGATGACACCGGCGGCAGAGAGGGAGTTCATGCTGAACAAACTGGCAGAATTTTCGAAGTCATCGGGCATCGACGTGGAATTTCTCAACTTCGAATATCCACAGCTTTTCAGCAGACTCCAGGCAGAAATCAGGGCAGGAAGGACCACGTTGAATCTTGTAGCAGATCTTCAGGGAAATCTCTACATAATGGCATCTGAAGGACTTCTGAGTGATCTCAAAGACCTCAAATTCGAAGGGAAGACCTTCATTGAAACCCTCGAAAAGTTCGCTTACGTCAACGGCGAAAAGATCTTCGTTCCCTGGCTTCAGGCAACGTACGTTATGGCTATCAACAAGAAGGCGTTTGACTATCTGCCTCGCGGACTGTCCAGAGATGATGTGATCAAAGGAACGGAAAAATGGACCTATGAAGCTCTGCTTGAGTGGGCAAAGAACATCTACGAGAAAACGGGTCAACCTCTTCTTGGCTTCCCGATCGGACCGAAAGGTCTCTGGCACAGATTCCTCCATGGTTACATCTATCCTTCCTTCACGGGAGCCCAGGCTCTGAAATTCGACAGTGTGAGAGCCGTTGAGATGTGGAACTACCTGAAAGAACTCTTCAAATACGTTCACCCTGCAAGTTCCACCTGGGACGGTATGGCAGATCCTCTTTTGAGAGAAGAGGTGTGGATCGCCTGGGACCACACGGCAAGACTCAAGCCTGCCATCGTTGAAAAACCAGACGCTTTCGTTGTCGTTCCCGTTCCCAGGGGACCGATGGGAAGAGGATACATCATCGTTCTTGTGGGACTTGCCATTCCAAAGGGAGCAGATTTCGAAGAACCGGCGAAGGTGATAGACTACCTCACCTCTCCGGAGATGCAGGTTGAGATCCTCAAGAACGTGGGATTCTTCCCCGTCGTCCAGGAAGCGGTTGGTGCCGTGCCGGAAGGCGCTCTCAAGGTCCTGGCTGAAGGTGTGATAAACCAGTCTGCCACGAAGGATTCTGTGGTGTCCTTCATACCGAGTCTGGGACCAAAGAGCGGAGAGTTCACCGAAACTTACAGAATGGCGTTCACGCGAATCGTCTTCCAGGGTGAAGATCCAGCGAAGGTAGTGAAAGAACTCGGTGAGCGAATCAGGCAGATGTTCAAAGAAACCGGAGCGGAACTTCCGGAACCGGACGCAAGTCTCTTCTGAGAACC is a genomic window containing:
- a CDS encoding ABC transporter substrate-binding protein, which gives rise to MRKWLLFMVILAVVGVVFGKVNFASTQMTPAAEREFMLNKLAEFSKSSGIDVEFLNFEYPQLFSRLQAEIRAGRTTLNLVADLQGNLYIMASEGLLSDLKDLKFEGKTFIETLEKFAYVNGEKIFVPWLQATYVMAINKKAFDYLPRGLSRDDVIKGTEKWTYEALLEWAKNIYEKTGQPLLGFPIGPKGLWHRFLHGYIYPSFTGAQALKFDSVRAVEMWNYLKELFKYVHPASSTWDGMADPLLREEVWIAWDHTARLKPAIVEKPDAFVVVPVPRGPMGRGYIIVLVGLAIPKGADFEEPAKVIDYLTSPEMQVEILKNVGFFPVVQEAVGAVPEGALKVLAEGVINQSATKDSVVSFIPSLGPKSGEFTETYRMAFTRIVFQGEDPAKVVKELGERIRQMFKETGAELPEPDASLF